One Acutalibacter muris DNA window includes the following coding sequences:
- the feoB gene encoding ferrous iron transport protein B: MEIKIALAGNPNCGKTTLFNALTGSSQYVGNWPGVTVEKKEGRLKGERDVIIQDLPGIYSLSPYTLEEVVARSYLVNERPDAILNIVDGTNIERNLYLTTQLIELGLPVVVAVNMIDLVRKNGDTIDLKKLGGALGCEVVEMSALKGEGGTEAARRAVEVAKQKRAGELPHVFTGSVEHAIAHIEESVSNMVSEDYLRWYAIKIFERDEKVLEELNIGNELKAHLEEHIAECEKELDDDAESIITNQRYSYINTVMNKAVKKKAAKHSLSVSDKIDRVVTNRVLALPIFVVVMFLVYAIAMGGWRVSIGTALTDWANDGLFGDGWLVPFVSDVDGYDEAAGAFEEASSIIEGYEAGDSEIYLYDDETGETETVALDADLYAEAQTVEEPDPHSYGVWVPGFGAVGGWLEEIGCAPWLTGLIADGIIGGVGAVLGFVPQMLVLFLLLSLLEDIGYMARIAFIMDRIFRKFGLSGKSFIPMLVGTGCGVPGVMASRTIENERDRRMTVMTTCFVPCGAKMPIIAMFAGALFAGSTWSKTLVTVSAYFIGVAAIVISGIILKKTKMFSGDPAPFVMELPAYHVPAAGNVLRSTWERGWSFIKRAGTIILASSIILWFLQGFGFENGAFGMVEDNNSSLLAAVGGAIAFIFAPLGFGTWQATVATITGLIAKEEVVSTFGVLYPGNLSAEVALAYTPLAAYSFMIFNLLCAPCFAAMGAIKREMNNWKWTLGAIGYMCGFAYIASFVVYQIGSAFMGGFGVGTVLAAVLLAAVVYLMARKNKYDDNHLAVSAVAAAGK, translated from the coding sequence ATGGAGATAAAAATAGCCCTTGCCGGCAACCCAAACTGCGGCAAGACCACGCTGTTCAACGCTCTGACCGGTTCCAGTCAGTATGTGGGCAACTGGCCCGGGGTGACGGTGGAGAAGAAGGAGGGCCGTTTGAAGGGGGAAAGGGATGTAATTATTCAGGACCTGCCGGGCATATATTCGCTGTCGCCCTATACCCTTGAAGAGGTGGTGGCAAGAAGTTACCTTGTGAATGAGAGGCCTGACGCCATCCTCAACATAGTGGACGGCACCAATATCGAGCGCAATTTGTACCTTACCACCCAGCTTATAGAGCTTGGCCTGCCGGTAGTGGTGGCGGTGAACATGATAGACCTGGTGCGCAAAAACGGCGATACCATCGACCTGAAGAAGCTGGGCGGAGCCCTGGGCTGTGAGGTTGTGGAGATGAGCGCTTTGAAGGGCGAGGGCGGCACAGAAGCGGCCCGGCGTGCGGTGGAGGTGGCTAAACAGAAGCGCGCCGGCGAGCTGCCACATGTGTTTACCGGCAGCGTTGAGCACGCCATCGCACATATTGAGGAATCCGTTTCCAACATGGTTAGTGAAGACTATCTGCGCTGGTACGCCATAAAGATATTCGAACGGGACGAGAAGGTTCTTGAGGAGCTGAACATAGGCAATGAGCTTAAAGCCCACCTGGAGGAGCACATCGCCGAGTGTGAGAAGGAACTGGACGACGACGCGGAGAGCATTATAACCAATCAACGGTACAGCTACATCAACACCGTTATGAACAAGGCGGTAAAGAAAAAGGCTGCTAAGCACAGCCTGTCCGTCTCCGACAAGATAGACCGTGTGGTGACAAACCGGGTGCTGGCCCTGCCTATCTTCGTGGTGGTGATGTTCCTGGTGTACGCCATAGCCATGGGCGGCTGGAGGGTATCTATCGGTACGGCCCTTACGGACTGGGCCAATGACGGCCTGTTCGGCGACGGCTGGCTGGTGCCCTTTGTCTCCGACGTGGACGGCTATGACGAGGCCGCCGGGGCCTTTGAGGAGGCCTCGTCCATCATAGAGGGCTACGAGGCCGGGGACAGCGAGATATATCTCTATGACGACGAGACCGGCGAGACGGAGACCGTTGCCCTGGACGCGGACCTCTATGCTGAGGCCCAGACCGTGGAGGAGCCGGACCCCCACAGCTACGGCGTATGGGTGCCGGGCTTCGGGGCCGTGGGCGGCTGGCTGGAGGAAATTGGCTGCGCCCCATGGTTGACCGGGCTTATCGCCGATGGTATAATAGGCGGTGTGGGGGCCGTGCTGGGCTTTGTGCCGCAGATGCTGGTGTTATTCCTGCTGCTGTCCCTCCTTGAGGATATCGGATATATGGCCCGGATAGCCTTTATCATGGACCGCATTTTCCGCAAGTTCGGCCTTTCAGGCAAGAGCTTTATACCCATGCTGGTGGGCACTGGCTGCGGCGTGCCGGGGGTAATGGCCTCCCGCACCATCGAGAACGAGCGGGACCGGCGTATGACTGTCATGACCACCTGCTTTGTGCCCTGCGGCGCGAAGATGCCCATTATCGCCATGTTCGCGGGAGCTCTCTTTGCCGGCAGCACCTGGTCGAAAACACTGGTGACCGTTTCCGCATACTTTATCGGTGTGGCCGCCATAGTGATATCGGGTATAATATTAAAGAAGACAAAGATGTTCTCCGGCGACCCAGCTCCGTTTGTAATGGAACTGCCAGCCTATCACGTGCCCGCCGCCGGGAACGTGCTTCGGTCCACCTGGGAGCGGGGCTGGTCCTTCATCAAGCGCGCGGGGACAATTATACTGGCCTCCAGCATTATACTCTGGTTCCTCCAGGGCTTCGGCTTTGAGAACGGCGCCTTTGGCATGGTGGAGGACAATAACTCCTCTCTGCTGGCGGCTGTTGGCGGCGCGATTGCCTTTATATTCGCCCCCCTGGGCTTCGGCACCTGGCAGGCCACGGTGGCTACCATTACTGGCCTTATCGCAAAGGAGGAGGTGGTCAGCACCTTCGGCGTGCTGTACCCCGGGAACCTGAGCGCAGAGGTGGCCCTGGCCTATACGCCCCTGGCGGCCTACAGCTTCATGATCTTCAACCTGCTCTGTGCTCCCTGCTTTGCCGCCATGGGCGCTATCAAGCGG
- a CDS encoding FeoA family protein — translation MRTLKEARVGDTVHVVKLHGEGAVKRRIMDMGITKGVEVLVRKVAPLGDPMELSVRGYELSLRKADAEMIEIA, via the coding sequence ATGAGAACGCTGAAGGAGGCAAGGGTGGGTGACACCGTACATGTGGTGAAGCTCCACGGAGAGGGCGCTGTAAAGCGGCGCATTATGGACATGGGCATTACCAAGGGAGTAGAGGTCTTGGTGCGCAAGGTGGCTCCCTTGGGTGACCCTATGGAGCTGTCCGTGCGGGGGTACGAGCTCTCCCTGCGCAAGGCTGATGCGGAAATGATAGAGATAGCATGA